A genome region from Brassica oleracea var. oleracea cultivar TO1000 chromosome C2, BOL, whole genome shotgun sequence includes the following:
- the LOC106322921 gene encoding probable WRKY transcription factor 41, whose protein sequence is MDMSNWEQKNLLSELVHGLKAAKQLQAELGTAPSPPPPSLSSSSLCMTTEMRETLLHQIVSSYEKAILMLNGSSVVHSQMAEMVNLAANPVANTGKVPESPTSINGSPRSEEFIDGGGSKDYNLSSKKRKMLPKWTEQVRISPERGLEGPHDDVFSWRKYGQKDILGAKYPRSYYRCTFRNTQNCWATKQVQRSDDDPTIFDLTYKGKHTCSQGIPPRDKPDTTPNTTLINYQNDLLANLRTNLSVRTNGIESDGFSFPVTPPFYSYESDFGNGGGTFCDMGNYSRPSDFTGLVSTNTSTGSSPIFDVDFQFDPTAEINTGLHTFLHDSV, encoded by the exons ATGGATATGTCGAACTGGGAGCAGAAGAATTTGCTAAGTGAGCTGGTTCATGGGCTGAAGGCGGCAAAGCAGCTCCAAGCTGAGCTCGGAACAGCTCCTTCTCCGCCACCACCATCGTTGTCTTCTTCTTCCTTATGTATGACGACGGAGATGAGAGAAACCCTCCTACATCAGATCGTTTCTTCCTATGAGAAAGCTATTTTGATGCTCAACGGTTCCAGCGTAGTACACAGTCAGATGGCGGAGATGGTAAATCTTGCGGCGAATCCTGTAGCTAACACCGGTAAAGTTCCAGAATCTCCGACTTCGATCAACGGAAGTCCGAGAAGTGAAGAGTTTATTGATGGCGGAGGATCGAAAGATTACAACTTGAGCTCTAAAAAGAG GAAGATGTTGCCAAAGTGGACAGAGCAAGTGAGAATTAGCCCAGAGAGAGGCTTAGAAGGACCTCATGATGATGTCTTCAGCTGGAGAAAATATGGCCAGAAAGACATTTTAGGCGCCAAGTATCCAAG GAGTTATTACAGATGTACATTTCGTAACACACAGAATTGTTGGGCCACGAAACAGGTCCAGAGATCGGACGATGATCCTACGATCTTCGATTTGACATACAAAGGAAAACACACTTGCTCACAGGGAATCCCACCTCGGGATAAGCCAGACACTACACCAAACACAACACTCATAAATTACCAAAATGACCTTCTCGCCAATCTCAGGACCAATCTTTCTGTCCGTACCAACGGGATCGAGAGCGACGGTTTCTCATTCCCAGTTACGCCACCGTTTTACTCGTACGAGTCCGATTTCGGCAACGGTGGTGGAACGTTCTGCGACATGGGAAATTATTCTCGTCCGTCGGATTTTACGGGATTGGTCTCCACTAATACCTCTACAGGAAGTTCTCCAATTTTCGATGTGGATTTTCAGTTTGATCCAACGGCCGAGATTAACACTGGTCTCCACACATTTCTCCATGATTCGGTTTAA
- the LOC106327856 gene encoding uncharacterized protein LOC106327856 isoform X2, with product MAGTSACSDKSGKNSKGVPLATVKDEFTSSSRGNSCTKIEYEFLKENHETLKVDYESLQKRVKLAEETYEVMKKLLQSKAEGLEVTNARLVEDCARERSEKDKYRKMESERKAKMDELRKREEELLMATRKGKEDSAELESKFVALAERFCVVEADCSYLKSLYDASGNNNANNDATVISEHNDQCKKQEIFTPRAVTNHHSPPSSASPSSSTSSSSSDGYDVVFKLPANWPEWATPKGPGDDSSKS from the exons ATGGCTGGAACATCGGCTTGCTCAGACAAATCAGGTAAGAACAGCAAAGGCGTGCCTTTGGCTACTGTGAAGGATGAATTCACTTCTTCCTCCAGGGGAAACAGTTGTACGAAGATAGAGTACGAATTCCTCAAGGAGAATCACGAGACTCTGAAGGTAGATTACGAGAGTCTTCAGAAAAGGGTTAAGCTTGCAGAGGAGACATATGAGGTCATGAAGAAGCTGCTTCAGAGCAAAGCTGAGGGACTGGAGGTGACCAATGCCCGCTTGGTGGAGGATTGTGCGAGGGAGAGAAGCGAGAAGGATAAGTATAGGAAAATGGAGAGTGAGAGAAAGGCCAAGATGGATGAGCTGAGGAAGAGAGAAGAGGAGCTTTTGATGGCGACTAGGAAAGGGAAAGAAGATTCGGCGGAACTGGAGAGCAAGTTTGTTGCATTAGCTGAGAGATTTTGCGTGGTTGAAGCAGATTGCTCATACTTGAAGTCGCTCTATGATGCTTCAGGGAACAATAATGCGAACAACGATGCTACAG TGATAAGTGAACACAATGATCAATGCAAGAAGCAAGAAATCTTCACTCCGAGAGCTGTCACTAATCATCATTCACCGCCTTCCTCTGCTTCACCATCATCGTCAACTTCATCTTCATCTTCAGATGGCTATGACGTTGTGTTTAAGCTTCCAGCTAATTGGCCCGAGTGGGCAACCCCAAAAGGTCCCGGTGATGATTCCAGCAAGTCTTAG
- the LOC106327856 gene encoding uncharacterized protein LOC106327856 isoform X1 yields MAGTSACSDKSGKNSKGVPLATVKDEFTSSSRGNSCTKIEYEFLKENHETLKVDYESLQKRVKLAEETYEVMKKLLQSKAEGLEVTNARLVEDCARERSEKDKYRKMESERKAKMDELRKREEELLMATRKGKEDSAELESKFVALAERFCVVEADCSYLKSLYDASGNNNANNDATGILISEHNDQCKKQEIFTPRAVTNHHSPPSSASPSSSTSSSSSDGYDVVFKLPANWPEWATPKGPGDDSSKS; encoded by the exons ATGGCTGGAACATCGGCTTGCTCAGACAAATCAGGTAAGAACAGCAAAGGCGTGCCTTTGGCTACTGTGAAGGATGAATTCACTTCTTCCTCCAGGGGAAACAGTTGTACGAAGATAGAGTACGAATTCCTCAAGGAGAATCACGAGACTCTGAAGGTAGATTACGAGAGTCTTCAGAAAAGGGTTAAGCTTGCAGAGGAGACATATGAGGTCATGAAGAAGCTGCTTCAGAGCAAAGCTGAGGGACTGGAGGTGACCAATGCCCGCTTGGTGGAGGATTGTGCGAGGGAGAGAAGCGAGAAGGATAAGTATAGGAAAATGGAGAGTGAGAGAAAGGCCAAGATGGATGAGCTGAGGAAGAGAGAAGAGGAGCTTTTGATGGCGACTAGGAAAGGGAAAGAAGATTCGGCGGAACTGGAGAGCAAGTTTGTTGCATTAGCTGAGAGATTTTGCGTGGTTGAAGCAGATTGCTCATACTTGAAGTCGCTCTATGATGCTTCAGGGAACAATAATGCGAACAACGATGCTACAGGTATAT TGATAAGTGAACACAATGATCAATGCAAGAAGCAAGAAATCTTCACTCCGAGAGCTGTCACTAATCATCATTCACCGCCTTCCTCTGCTTCACCATCATCGTCAACTTCATCTTCATCTTCAGATGGCTATGACGTTGTGTTTAAGCTTCCAGCTAATTGGCCCGAGTGGGCAACCCCAAAAGGTCCCGGTGATGATTCCAGCAAGTCTTAG
- the LOC106324034 gene encoding uncharacterized protein LOC106324034 gives MCSEAMKVGGVDIYIEQNRGEEERVDEEVQKDGEEEREEEIIEEGGEDIPFQSLFGDIRDEEVRGETNDDEEVRGGANDDEEEESERQLRDDEHLAPAADSDDEWEYFNRQKNVISRTRYSNEKPHYLWLMQSFKSGEEFKEQLLHYVLKTNYDVKLYGHNHMKNSKARMLKQGTIARLYKDKANKRPCIKWTDIKDEIMMRYNLSVSKRICTKARRMALDLVIETQREQFAKLWDYEKELQRSFDNMKTEIVTIPREDGKFVFDRFYNCFEYLKNTWKRCCRPIIGLDGAFMRWELKGEILAAVGRDADNRIYPIAWKIVRVEDNASWIWFVDKLKSDFDLGLGNGFTIISDKQKCLINVYGQSEYEDYFWEIAYSVTQGDYKYNLHALEVFDAAAHEDLLKTESKTWCRAFFSPYARCEDVCKPLGKLQ, from the exons ATGTGTAGTGAAGCTATGAAAGTAGGTGGGGTCGATATTTACATTGAGCAAAACAGAGGTGAAGAAGAAAGGGTTGATGAAGAAGTACAGAAGGATGGTGAAGAAGAAAGAG AGGAAGAAATCATCGAAGAAGGAGGAGAAGATATTCCATTTCAGTCACTCTTTGGGGATATTCGTGATGAAGAAGTTAGAGGTGAAACTAATGATGATGAAGAAGTTAGAGGTGGAGCTAATGATGATGAAGAAGAAGAATCTGAGAGACAGTTAAGGGATGATGAACATCTGGCTCCTGCTGCTGACAGTGACGATGAATGGGAATACTTCAATCGACAGAAAAATGTCATTTCGAGAACAAGATACAGCAATGAGAAGCCTCATTACCTGTGGTTAATGCAGTCATTCAAGAGTGGAGAAGAGTTCAAAGAACAACTGTTGCACTATGTTCTGAAGACAAACTACGATGTGAAGCTAT ATGGACATAACCATATGAAGAATAGCAAAGCAAGGATGTTGAAGCAGGGTACAATTGCAAGGTTGTATAAGGATAAAGCAAATAAAAGGCCTTGTATTAAGTGGACTGACATCAAGGATGAGATAATGATGAGGTACAATCTCTCAGTTTCTAAAAGGATATGCACGAAAGCAAGAAGAATGGCTCTAGATTTGGTTATAGAAACCCAGAGGGAACAATTCGCCAAACTGTGGGATTACGAGAAGGAGCTTCAGCGTTCATTTGATAATATGAAGACTGAGATTGTTACTATTCCTCGTGAAGATGGTAAGTTTGTATTTGATAGATTCTACAATTGCTTTGAGTATCTTAAGAACACATGGAAGCGTTGTTGCCGGCCTATTATAGGACTTGATGGGGCGTTTATGAGATGGGAGTTAAAAGGTGAGATTCTTGCAGCTGTTGGACGAGATGCGGATAATAGGATTTATCCTATTGCGTGGAAAATAGTTAGAGTCGAAGATAATGCCTCATGGATTTGGTTTGTTGATAAGTTGAAGTCTGATTTTGATTTGGGGTTAGGAAATGGATTCACTATCATATCTGACAAGCAGAAATGTTTGATAAAT GTTTATGGACAGTCAGAGTATGAGGATTACTTCTGGGAAATTGCATACAGCGTCACTCAAGGTGATTATAAGTACAATCTGCACGCTTTAGAAGTGTTCGATGCAGCAGCACATGAGGACTTGCTGAAAACAGAATCGAAGACATGGTGTAGAGCGTTTTTCAGTCCATATGCACGATGCGAGGATGTGTGTAAACCACTCGGAAAGCTTCAATAG
- the LOC106322922 gene encoding uncharacterized protein LOC106322922: MSSNNVKINEMNNAKGLITPKALAIIEKRKRSLKWCHPYPNGRGIYEVDHGRNKYVVRVRDCVSCTCRAYDVSGIPYCHIMSAMYDVFKDTKLSETVVSDWYSIEKWKLCYRSLIFPVNGMELWDKHYDVVVMPPPDRIMPGRPKKNDIIRDPSEKDSCEASQIQNENLEPTEKIIVKCSNCGAPGHNKRT, encoded by the exons ATGTCAAGCAACAATGTGAAGATCAATGAGATGAATAATGCTAAAGGCTTGATCACACCAAAAGCGTTAGCTATCATAGAAAAGCGCAAGAGGAGTCTGAAGTGGTGTCATCCATATCCAAATGGCAGAGGCATCTACGAGGTTGATCATGGAAGAAACAAGTATGTTGTGCGAGTAAGAGACTGTGTTTCCTGCACTTGTCGGGCCTATGACGTAAGTGGCATTCCTTACTGCCACATAATGTCTGCAATGTACGATGTATTCAAAGACACAAAGTTGTCAGAGACCGTGGTATCGGATTGGTATTCTATTGAGAAGTGGAAGCTCTGTTACAGATCACTTATTTTTCCTGTCAATGGCATGGAGTTATGGGATAAACATTATGATGTAGTTGTCATGCCTCCTCCTGATAGAATCATGCCGGGCAGACCAAAAAAGAATGACATAATCCGTGATCCGAGTGAAAAAGACAGTTGTGAAGCAAGTCAAATCCAAAATGAAAACCTTGAGCCAACAGAAAAGATTATTGTG AAATGTTCTAATTGTGGAGCTCCCGGACATAACAAAAGAACGTAA
- the LOC106327855 gene encoding transcription initiation factor IIE subunit beta-like, with amino-acid sequence MDLKGQLDRFKKQQERCQSTLSSINASRAPSGPSRPSSVPAAPSLKPTPPVKFSNDTERLQFINSIRKGPVGAQIKRVIELLFETRQAFTPEQINERCYVDMLSNKAVFDSLRNNPKVYYDGRRFSYKAKHDVKDKNQLLSLIKKYPAGIAAVDLKDAYPNVMDDLQALKASKHIWFLSNADSQEDIAYPNDFKGQIEVDDEFKSLFRDIDIPSDLLDVEKELQKIGLKPVMNTAQRRAAAQIQGVSNKPKQKKKKQEISKRTKLTNAHLPELFQNLNASSSRN; translated from the exons ATGGATCTAAAGGGACAGCTAGACAGATTCAAGAAACAACAAGAAAGATGCCAATCTACACTCTCCAGCATCAATGCTTCCCGAGCACCTTCTGGTCCTTCCAGGCCCTCCTCTGTCCCTGCTGCCCCTAGCCTCAAGCCTACTCCTCCTGTCAAATTCTCCAACGACACTGAGCGTCTTCAGTTTATCAACAGCATCAGGAAAGGCCCTGTCGGTGCTCAAATCAAGCGTGTCATTGAGCTTCTCTTTGAG ACAAGACAAGCCTTTACACCGGAGCAGATTAACGAAAGGTGTTATGTTGATATGCTTTCCAATAAAGCTGTCTTTGATAGTCTGAGGAACAATCCCAAAGTTTATTACGACGGAAGGAGGTTCTCTTACAAA GCTAAGCACGATGTCAAAGACAAGAACCAGCTTCTCTCGCTGATAAAGAAATATCCTGCTGGGATTGCGGCTGTTGATCTCAAAGACGCTTACCCCAATGTCATGGATGATCTACAG GCTCTGAAAGCTTCAAAACACATATGGTTCCTGTCAAACGCTGATTCACAAGAGGACATTGCGTACCCAAACGACTTCAAAGGGCAGATTGAGGTTGATGACGAGTTCAAGTCTCTGTTCCGGGACATAGACATTCCCAGCGACCTTCTTGACGTGGAGAAGGAGCTGCAGAAGATTGGTTTGAAGCCGGTGATGAACACTGCCCAGAGGAGAGCTGCTGCGCAGATCCAAGGCGTATCGAATAAACCCAAGCAGAAGAAGAAGAAGCAAGAGATCAGCAAGAGAACCAAACTCACCAACGCTCATCTTCCCGAGCTATTCCAGAACCTCAATGCCAGCAGTTCCCGGAACTAA